A region from the Acanthochromis polyacanthus isolate Apoly-LR-REF ecotype Palm Island chromosome 23, KAUST_Apoly_ChrSc, whole genome shotgun sequence genome encodes:
- the LOC110946082 gene encoding sterile alpha motif domain-containing protein 9-like, with protein MANGPALSTARGGAKYVWNEIGDSLSLLDVVHPNQFEGQSLDPTLIEQTEVNFYRGAPPKWLNFHISEVEAKANRAPFIKRDGYDTLKDKIQKSRKLPGISIVKLFHQPGCGGTTMAMQLLWDFRKTFRCAVLTGSLSDITDVATQVVSLFTAGSRGHQNTVLLLVNDEQKLEDLQESIMKTIAEQEIVTRMPVVTLLSCVRKDVVLQNDQVVLKTELSDTEKQKFNEKMEELKKSTVKNTTSYTALASCKLTSLKPTSRKHAQCSEQSEKQNDHGRTSLLPSSPCSTLTFQVHISSNLSAWTSSNMKMTVHWMIKWSLLVTS; from the coding sequence ATGGCAAACGGACCAGCCCTGTCCACTGCTAGAGGTGGGGCAAAATATGTGTGGAATGAAATCGGAGATTCCCTCTCGTTGTTGGATGTTGTgcatccaaatcagtttgaagggCAGTCATTGGATCCCACACTCATTGAGCAGACAGAGGTCAACTTTTACAGAGGGGCCCCACCTAAGTGGTTAAACTTTCACATTAGTGAAGTGGAAGCGAAAGCCAATAGAGCTCCTTTCATTAAACGAGATGGATATGACACACTGAAGGATAAAATtcagaaaagtagaaaactcCCTGGAATATCCATTGTGAAGCTATTCCACCAGCCAGGATGTGGGGGAACTACAATGGCCATGCAGTTGTTGTGGGACTTCCGAAAAACCTTCAGGTGTGCTGTCCTGACCGGCTCACTCTCAGACATCACAGATGTAGCAACGCAGGTGGTGAGCCTTTTCACAGCAGGCAGTCGAGGCCATCAGAACACTGTTCTTCTGTTAGTGAATGACGAGCAGAAATTAGAAGATCTCCAAGAGTCCATAATGAAAACAATTGCTGAACAGGAAATAGTTACCCGTATGCCTGTGGTGACTTTACTCAGCTGCGTGAGAAAAGATGTAGTTCTACAGAATGACCAAGTCGTCCTGAAGACAGAGCTCTCCGATACAGAGAAGCAAAAATTTAATGAGAAGATGGAGGAGCTCAAAAAAAGTACGGTCAAAAATACAACCAGTTACACGGCTTTAGCATCATGCAAACTAACTTCTCTCAAGCCTACATCAAGAAAGCATGCACAGTGTTCAGAACAGTCCGAAAAGCAAAACGACCACGGAAGAACCAGCTTGCTGCCTTCCTCTCCCTGCTCAACGCTTACGTTCCAGGTTCATATCTCCTCGAATCTCAGTGCCTGGACTTCCTCAAACATGAAGATGACGGTTCACTGGATGATCAAATGGAGCCTTTTAGTAACCTCATGA